The Bubalus bubalis isolate 160015118507 breed Murrah chromosome 16, NDDB_SH_1, whole genome shotgun sequence genome window below encodes:
- the LOC112579601 gene encoding olfactory receptor 8K3-like, whose product MKTQNLTVPNEFILMGITDRPELQAPLFGLFLIIYVTSAVGNLGMVILTKVDSRLQTPMYFLLRHLALTDLGYSTAVGPKMLANFIVSQNSISYYMCATQLAFFIMFIISELLILAAMSYDRYVAICQPLLYTVIMSQRVCWILVAIPYIYSTFVSLTITVKIFNLSFCGYNVIKHFYCDCLPLIFLVHSNTQEIELIILIFAGVNVILSLPIILTSYLLILVAILRMNSAEGRHKAFSTCGSHLTVVTVFFGALIFMYAQPESRHSFDTDKTASIFYTLVIPMLNPLIYSLRNKDVKYALQNVWNKLCNISS is encoded by the coding sequence ATGAAAACACAAAATCTAACTGTGCCAAATGAATTCATCCTCATGGGAATCACAGACCGCCCTGAGCTGCAGGCTCCATTGTTTGGGCTCTTCCTCATCATCTATGTGACCTCAGCGGTGGGCAACTTGGGCATGGTCATCCTCACTAAGGTGGACTCCAGGCTACAGACACCCATGTACTTCCTTCTCAGACACCTGGCTCTTACTGATCTTGGCTATTCAACAGCTGTAGGACCCAAAATGTTGGCAAATTTTATTGTGAGCCAAAATTCAATCTCCTATTATATGTGTGCCACACAGCTGGCTTTCTTCATCATGTTCATTATAAGTGAACTTTTAATTCTGGCGGCAAtgtcctatgaccgctatgtggccatctgtcaACCCCTGCTTTACACAGTCATCATGTCACAAAGGGTGTGTTGGATACTGGTGGCAATCCCCTACATCTATAGCACATTCGTGTCTCTTACAATCACtgtaaagatttttaatttatccttCTGTGGCTACAATGTCATCAAACATTTCTACTGTGACTGTCTCCCCTTGATATTTTTGGTCCATTCAAATACGCAAGAAATTGAGCTGATCATTCTGATCTTCGCAGGTGTTAATGTGATCCTCTCCCTTCCGATAATTCTTACGTCTTATTTGCTCATCCTTGTAGCCATTCTCAGGATGAACTCTGCTGAAGGCAGGCACAAGGCTTTTTCTACCTGTGGATCCCACCTGACGGTGGTCACAGTGTTCTTTGGGGCTTTGATATTTATGTATGCTCAACCAGAGTCCAGACACTCCTTTGACACTGATAAAACAGCATCTATATTTTACACCCTTGTTATCCCCATGTTAAATCCCTTGATCTACAGTTTGAGgaacaaagatgtaaaatatgcaCTACAAAATGTGTGGAATAAGCTTTGTAACATTTCCTCTTAA
- the LOC102395432 gene encoding olfactory receptor 8K3-like — MEPHNGTVLSEFILLGITDRPELQAPLFGLFLIIYVISVVGNFGMVILTKVDSRLQTPMYFFLRHLAFTDLGYSTTVGPKMLVNFVADQNKISYYFCATQLTFFLVFIISELFILAAMSYDRYVAICNPLLYPVVISQRVCQVLVAMPYFYSIFESLLITVKIFDSSFCGYNVIRHFYCDSLPLLSLLCSNASEIGLIILISAGFNLVFSLLIVLVSYLLILASILRMSSAEGRQKAFSTCGSHLTVVTVFYGALIFMYVQPESNHSFDTDKMASIFYTLIIPMLNPLIYSLRNKDVKHALQSTWKRICNSFS, encoded by the coding sequence ATGGAACCACACAATGGAACAGTGCTGAGTGAATTCATCCTCTTGGGAATCACAGACCGCCCTGAGCTGCAGGCTCCACTGTTTGGGCTCTTCCTCATCATCTACGTGATCTCTGTGGTGGGCAACTTTGGCATGGTCATCCTCACTAAGGTGGACTCCAGGCTGCAGACacccatgtacttctttctcaggCACCTGGCTTTCACCGATCTTGGTTATTCAACAACCGTGGGCCCCAAAATGTTAGTAAATTTTGTGGCAGATCAAAATAAAATCTCCTATTACTTTTGTGCCACACAGCTCACTTTCTTTCTCGTGTTCATTATTAGTGAGCTTTTTATTCTGGCAGCAAtgtcctatgaccgctatgtggccatctgtaaccCTCTGCTCTACCCAGTGGTCATATCGCAAAGGGTATGTCAGGTGCTGGTGGCAATGCCCTATTTCTATAGCATATTTGAGTCTCTTCTTATCACTGTAAAGATATTTGACTCATCATTCTGTGGCTATAATGTCATCAGACATTTCTACTGTGACAGTCTTCCCTTGTTATCTTTGCTCTGCTCAAATGCAAGTGAAATTGGACTGATTATTCTTATCTCAGCAGGttttaatttggttttctctcttctGATAGTTCTTGTGTCTTACCTTCTTATTCTTGCATCCATTCTCAGGATGAGCTCTGCTGAAGGCAGGCAAAAGGCTTTTTCTACCTGTGGGTCTCACCTGACGGTGGTCACAGTGTTCTATGGGGCTTTAATATTCATGTATGTGCAACCAGAGTCCAACCATTCATTTGACACAGATAAAATGGCATCTATATTTTACACTCTCATTATCCCTATGCTAAATCCCTTGATCTACAGTTTGAGGAACAAAGATGTAAAACATGCCCTACAAagtacatggaaaagaatatgcaatTCTTTCTCTTAA